In one Diprion similis isolate iyDipSimi1 chromosome 6, iyDipSimi1.1, whole genome shotgun sequence genomic region, the following are encoded:
- the LOC124407126 gene encoding uncharacterized protein LOC124407126, producing the protein MTTGFQKSLLGLSIFMTIVLVAVLTSKKFTLEARRNALLLEMVANISTDLDKLDDGLDIIASRTEVAKGQLRKLAILHRDNLMICALLHEKHEKNADHSYDNENSYLHILRSITKPWKD; encoded by the exons ATGACGACTGGCTTTCAAAAGAGTCTTCTGGGTCTTAGTATCTTCATGACCATCGTCCTGGTTGCCGTTTTGACCAGTAAAAAGTTCACTTTGGAAGCCCGGCGGAATGCCCTGCTACTGGAGATGGTAGCAAACATCAGCACCGACCTGGATAAACTGGACGACGGCTTAGACATCATCGCGTCAAGAACGGAAGTGGCCAAGGGTCAGCTCCGAAAGCTCGCGATTTTACATAGAGACAATCTGATGATATGCGCCCTTCTTCACGAAAAACATGAGAAGAATGCCGATCACTCGTACGATAACGA AAATTCTTATCTGCATATTCTACGGTCAATCACGAAGCCATGGAAAGACTAG